In one Flammeovirga yaeyamensis genomic region, the following are encoded:
- a CDS encoding PepSY-associated TM helix domain-containing protein: MISKKLYNFSKKWHKYVGISISLILIWMSISGILLNHIDLCAPFNVSNTFLPNDYLPEHWNRGMIRDAEFIGVDTVIMGGNAGIWLSSDKGKSFDKLPIDSSSYYSKVNDLFLDSTSNSLLVGAYGGLYQVDVPTQKVKLIPLPSTYREKVVKVLPHKDNLIVVTENHVYKGNRSTLDHFSNLNISKEQMSTYNLISYTFALHSGWLWGMPGRIVYDLVSVILIFLCVTALYITFRKKKKPTDKAKKKKVNKTMGWMIKNHTNIGLYVCLFLLIIGGTGFFMRPPALVALVDGHVPLKYVPNALTENQWYHSIRNATINTDTEELILDTKEGIYKGDLKTDAVFSLQNWDVNIFVMGATVFDYKGDGHFLIGSFYGLFDYKEGNPYSYDVVYNQSVPKYEGMERPADYMIMGYFQSPEGVHFISTFQHGLMSMFNAPEDAYYPMPKALKENYEFPLWNYMFELHNGRLFTFITGKYGILFIPLIALFFLFITISGVHEYIYRKRKKIFKFLTKPNKSNSL; this comes from the coding sequence TTGATAAGTAAAAAATTATATAATTTCTCTAAGAAGTGGCACAAGTACGTCGGCATTAGTATCTCTTTGATTCTAATTTGGATGAGTATTTCTGGTATCCTCCTCAATCATATCGATTTATGTGCTCCCTTTAATGTTTCCAACACTTTTCTCCCCAACGATTACCTTCCTGAACATTGGAACAGAGGGATGATTCGTGATGCCGAATTTATCGGTGTAGACACTGTTATTATGGGTGGAAATGCAGGGATTTGGTTGAGTTCTGATAAGGGTAAATCGTTTGATAAATTACCCATTGATTCTTCCTCTTATTACAGTAAGGTCAATGATCTATTTTTGGATTCGACATCAAATAGTCTATTGGTAGGTGCCTATGGCGGTTTGTATCAGGTGGATGTTCCTACTCAGAAAGTCAAACTGATTCCACTCCCATCAACTTATAGAGAAAAGGTGGTAAAAGTCCTTCCTCACAAAGACAACTTGATCGTCGTCACAGAAAATCATGTCTATAAAGGGAATCGTTCTACTTTAGATCACTTCTCTAATTTGAACATCAGTAAAGAGCAAATGAGCACCTATAATTTGATCTCCTATACTTTTGCATTGCATAGCGGTTGGCTTTGGGGAATGCCCGGTCGAATTGTTTACGACTTGGTCTCGGTCATATTGATCTTTTTGTGTGTCACTGCCTTATACATCACCTTTAGAAAGAAAAAGAAACCGACCGATAAAGCAAAGAAAAAGAAGGTCAATAAAACCATGGGATGGATGATTAAAAACCACACCAATATCGGTTTGTATGTTTGTCTATTCTTATTGATTATAGGTGGAACGGGCTTCTTTATGCGACCTCCAGCTTTGGTGGCATTGGTCGATGGTCATGTTCCTTTAAAATATGTCCCAAATGCTTTAACTGAGAATCAATGGTACCATAGTATTAGAAATGCTACGATCAATACAGATACAGAAGAACTCATTTTAGACACTAAAGAAGGTATTTATAAAGGTGATTTAAAAACTGATGCTGTATTTTCATTACAAAATTGGGACGTCAATATCTTTGTGATGGGCGCCACAGTATTTGATTATAAAGGAGATGGGCACTTTTTAATCGGTTCTTTTTACGGACTATTTGATTATAAAGAGGGCAATCCTTACTCCTATGATGTTGTTTATAATCAGTCGGTACCAAAATATGAAGGAATGGAACGCCCTGCCGATTACATGATCATGGGTTACTTCCAATCACCCGAAGGAGTACATTTTATTTCTACCTTCCAGCATGGCTTAATGTCCATGTTCAATGCGCCAGAAGATGCTTACTATCCTATGCCCAAAGCACTAAAAGAAAATTACGAATTTCCGCTTTGGAATTACATGTTCGAACTGCATAACGGAAGACTATTTACCTTCATCACGGGTAAGTACGGCATCTTATTTATACCACTTATCGCTTTGTTTTTCCTATTCATTACGATTAGTGGAGTACATGAATATATATACAGAAAACGCAAGAAGATTTTCAAATTTTTAACAAAACCAAACAAATCCAACTCCCTTTAA
- a CDS encoding RrF2 family transcriptional regulator — MLSKACTYGIRALVYITQKTEEGKRVGSKEIAEHTKVPEPFIAKILQQIKKVGLIESAKGPKGGFYMLEDQLNVTLYKIVETIDGDDLMTSCGLGFEHCSDEKPCPLHNHFKGIKADLNKMLIETTILDLAKGVEKGEAFLI; from the coding sequence ATGTTATCAAAAGCATGTACATATGGCATTCGTGCCTTGGTTTATATTACACAAAAAACCGAGGAGGGTAAAAGAGTAGGAAGCAAAGAAATTGCTGAGCACACTAAAGTACCAGAGCCATTTATCGCAAAAATCTTACAGCAAATTAAAAAAGTTGGGTTAATTGAATCTGCGAAAGGACCAAAAGGTGGATTTTATATGTTGGAAGATCAGTTAAATGTGACCTTATATAAAATCGTAGAAACAATAGACGGCGACGATTTAATGACTAGCTGTGGTTTGGGTTTCGAACATTGTTCGGACGAAAAACCCTGTCCACTACACAATCATTTTAAAGGGATCAAAGCTGATCTCAATAAAATGCTGATAGAGACTACTATTTTAGACTTAGCTAAAGGTGTTGAGAAAGGAGAAGCTTTCTTAATTTAG
- a CDS encoding class I adenylate-forming enzyme family protein produces MSKDWIGKWADYLGDKKAIYSVHQKRTEGYATINQKGEQLALNLYEAGLRKGDRIGVIAEFCIEYIYLLAASQKVGFILVPINYRLSKSELKYIINDASPKLLFVQDQWIEKVPQKSELPSVDYLMMTSLLEDLFIKKSSVLTTSLFEEFVIDEDDPLFILYTSGTTGFPKGALYTHKMMFWNAVNTGLRLGITDQDHTLVCVPPFHTGGWNVMLTPMFFHGGSATILSHFDIDLVFDLLQYDQITQLFLVPTMLKLMCDHKRFNRAVFPKLQFIITGGEALPLSIIDLWKEKGIDIRQGFGMTEVGPNIFSLHHDDAIRKIGSIGTPNFYTQIKLIDDDGEEVNDGEKGELVCKGDLVTPGYWNNPEATQKAFINGWFKTGDVLTRDAEGFYYVVDRKKHMFISGGENVYPSEVEKVLMLCDGVKDVIVTYVPDEKWGEVGFAFVIQQKGDELSKDQLQSHCLGHLAKFKHPKHYQMVSQFPVGQTGKIDRVSLKKEAEIMVKEESTLKLS; encoded by the coding sequence ATGAGTAAGGATTGGATCGGAAAATGGGCGGATTATTTAGGAGATAAGAAGGCAATTTATAGTGTTCATCAGAAAAGAACGGAAGGGTATGCGACGATTAACCAGAAGGGTGAACAGTTGGCATTGAACCTTTATGAAGCTGGACTAAGAAAGGGAGACCGAATAGGAGTGATTGCTGAATTTTGTATTGAATATATTTATTTGTTAGCCGCCTCTCAGAAAGTAGGATTTATACTTGTTCCAATCAATTATAGATTATCAAAAAGTGAGTTGAAATACATTATAAATGATGCTTCTCCTAAGCTTCTTTTTGTGCAAGATCAGTGGATTGAAAAGGTGCCTCAAAAGTCAGAATTACCTTCAGTAGACTATTTGATGATGACCTCCTTATTAGAAGATCTGTTTATTAAAAAGTCCTCTGTGCTTACCACTTCATTGTTCGAAGAGTTTGTTATTGATGAAGATGATCCACTCTTTATTTTATACACTTCTGGTACTACAGGTTTTCCAAAAGGGGCTTTGTATACTCATAAAATGATGTTTTGGAATGCGGTGAATACCGGGCTTCGTTTGGGCATAACAGATCAAGATCATACATTGGTTTGTGTTCCTCCTTTTCATACGGGAGGTTGGAATGTGATGCTAACTCCTATGTTTTTTCATGGAGGATCTGCCACAATCCTTTCTCATTTTGATATCGATTTGGTCTTTGATTTATTGCAATACGACCAAATCACTCAATTGTTCTTGGTGCCTACTATGTTAAAGTTGATGTGTGATCATAAACGATTTAATCGAGCCGTTTTTCCTAAACTACAATTCATTATTACAGGAGGGGAAGCTTTGCCTTTAAGTATTATTGATCTTTGGAAAGAAAAAGGAATTGATATCCGACAAGGGTTTGGAATGACTGAAGTTGGCCCAAATATATTCTCCTTACATCATGATGATGCCATCCGAAAAATTGGTTCGATTGGCACGCCTAATTTTTATACTCAAATTAAACTTATTGATGATGATGGAGAGGAGGTGAATGATGGCGAAAAAGGAGAACTCGTTTGTAAAGGCGATTTAGTTACTCCGGGCTATTGGAATAATCCCGAAGCCACTCAAAAAGCATTTATTAATGGTTGGTTTAAAACTGGTGATGTCTTGACCCGAGATGCAGAAGGATTTTACTATGTCGTCGACCGAAAGAAGCATATGTTCATTTCGGGAGGCGAAAACGTCTATCCTTCTGAAGTTGAAAAAGTGTTGATGTTGTGCGATGGTGTAAAAGATGTTATTGTTACTTATGTCCCAGACGAGAAGTGGGGGGAAGTAGGTTTTGCTTTTGTGATTCAACAAAAAGGTGATGAGTTATCGAAAGACCAACTTCAATCCCACTGTTTGGGACATTTAGCAAAGTTTAAACACCCAAAACATTATCAGATGGTTTCCCAATTTCCGGTAGGTCAGACGGGTAAGATTGATCGGGTATCGCTTAAAAAAGAGGCAGAAATAATGGTGAAAGAAGAATCCACTTTAAAACTTTCTTAA
- a CDS encoding extracellular catalytic domain type 1 short-chain-length polyhydroxyalkanoate depolymerase, translating into MKYLFLSFLLMIIINTIEAQQMQKIEDFGTNQGELDMYFYQPNGSDNEELPLLVVLHGCGQNAKEYAKYSGWNVLANQSKFRVIYPQQKLENQQYGCFNWYNKEDVTKGSGEVQSITEMVDFIKKNYPTSKVYINGLSAGGVMANAMIHNYPELFDAGCIIAGIPFTDGVGMAKALELMQKSTINWTQDVLTSTQKPDMMIIHGNRDKVVNVSNAEQLLLQFFHFYQLDPMRMELHSSSKKINDQYTVQVSKYQSENLLIQKVIMDGLDHGLPMDHLPNNESYKYYLQTGYNSTLEIGKFFGLVEVEE; encoded by the coding sequence ATGAAATATCTATTTTTATCCTTTCTACTAATGATAATCATCAATACGATAGAAGCACAACAAATGCAGAAAATAGAAGATTTTGGTACGAATCAAGGAGAACTTGATATGTATTTTTATCAACCTAATGGTAGTGATAATGAAGAGTTACCCTTGTTGGTTGTATTGCATGGTTGTGGTCAAAATGCCAAGGAATATGCAAAATATAGTGGTTGGAATGTATTGGCCAATCAATCAAAATTTAGAGTCATCTATCCTCAACAAAAACTGGAAAATCAACAATACGGATGTTTCAATTGGTACAACAAAGAAGACGTGACAAAAGGAAGTGGAGAAGTACAATCTATTACAGAAATGGTTGATTTCATCAAAAAGAACTATCCCACTTCAAAAGTGTATATCAATGGTTTGTCTGCAGGTGGAGTGATGGCGAATGCCATGATACATAACTATCCAGAATTGTTTGATGCAGGCTGTATCATTGCTGGAATTCCATTTACTGATGGTGTTGGCATGGCGAAAGCTTTAGAATTAATGCAAAAGAGTACCATCAATTGGACACAAGATGTACTTACCTCTACCCAAAAGCCCGATATGATGATTATCCATGGAAATAGGGATAAGGTGGTGAATGTAAGCAACGCAGAGCAACTACTTCTACAGTTTTTTCATTTTTATCAATTAGACCCTATGAGGATGGAACTACATTCCTCCTCTAAGAAAATAAATGATCAATACACTGTTCAAGTATCAAAATATCAATCAGAAAATCTTCTAATTCAAAAAGTAATTATGGATGGATTAGACCACGGATTACCAATGGATCATCTTCCCAATAATGAGAGTTATAAATATTATCTTCAGACGGGGTACAATAGCACTTTAGAGATTGGGAAGTTTTTTGGGTTGGTCGAGGTGGAAGAGTAA
- a CDS encoding acetoacetate--CoA ligase gives MHKLWTPTNTKIEKTQMYQFFQEFLGDQEYDYELFHQKSVENNEAFWSLIWDKYHVKGEKGNPPFIVPGKHISETQWFPEATLNFAENLLSRKDDKVALVGRYENGDRKSITNKELYKSVARLAYQMRLDGVEKGDRIAGFVPNCIEAIVAMLATTSIGAIWTSCSPDFGYQGVLDRFGQVAPKMIFTANAYSYNGKKHGCLEKVHQLAEQISSIEKIIVFEYLDYNVSLEDIVQAVRWNDYTDNNAKEIDFEQVEFNHPLYIMYSSGTTGQPKCIVHRTGGVLLEHIKELRLHVDLSEEDVFFYYSTCGWMMWNWLVSGLVSGCTLILADGSPFYPSPNYLIDLIDEENISIFGVSAKYISALEKADIHPMKTHRLEKLRSIHSTGSPLSVESFHYVYNSFKKDVVLSSISGGTDLIGCFASGNPTVGVYAGELQCKGLALDLDVLDDNGQSVRQEKGELVCKNPFPTMPLYFWNDEGNKRYHNAYYSRFDNIWAQGDFAEITSNNGMIIYGRSDAVLNPGGVRIGTAEIYRQAMKVESVKECIAVGQDWKDDCRVVLFVVMKDGFELNHNIQDEIRNIIRKNATPRHVPSKVIEVTDIPKTRSGKIVELAVRNVIHGRAVKNTDALQNPEALELYKDLKELQK, from the coding sequence ATGCATAAACTTTGGACACCTACTAACACTAAGATTGAAAAGACACAGATGTATCAGTTTTTTCAAGAATTTTTAGGGGATCAAGAATACGATTATGAGCTTTTTCATCAGAAAAGCGTAGAAAACAATGAGGCCTTTTGGTCACTTATTTGGGATAAATATCACGTAAAAGGGGAAAAAGGGAACCCTCCCTTTATTGTTCCAGGAAAACATATTTCGGAGACACAATGGTTTCCAGAAGCCACTTTAAATTTTGCTGAAAACCTCCTTTCAAGAAAGGACGATAAAGTGGCTTTGGTAGGGCGTTATGAAAACGGCGACCGAAAAAGCATCACTAATAAAGAGTTATATAAATCGGTAGCTCGATTAGCTTATCAAATGCGATTGGATGGGGTGGAAAAAGGCGATCGAATTGCTGGGTTTGTCCCCAATTGCATTGAAGCTATTGTTGCGATGTTGGCCACGACAAGTATTGGAGCTATTTGGACATCTTGCTCACCTGATTTTGGTTATCAAGGTGTTTTGGATCGTTTCGGACAGGTGGCTCCAAAGATGATATTTACTGCCAATGCTTATTCTTATAATGGGAAAAAACATGGCTGCTTGGAAAAGGTTCATCAGCTTGCTGAACAAATAAGCAGTATCGAAAAGATCATTGTTTTTGAGTATTTAGATTACAATGTTTCCTTAGAAGATATTGTTCAAGCAGTGCGATGGAACGATTACACTGATAATAATGCAAAGGAAATCGATTTTGAACAGGTCGAATTTAATCACCCACTATATATTATGTATAGTAGTGGTACAACAGGTCAACCGAAGTGTATCGTTCATAGAACGGGCGGCGTGCTTTTGGAACATATTAAGGAACTTCGATTGCATGTTGATCTTTCGGAAGAAGATGTCTTCTTTTATTATTCCACTTGCGGATGGATGATGTGGAATTGGTTAGTCAGCGGCCTAGTATCAGGTTGTACTTTGATATTGGCAGATGGCAGTCCGTTTTATCCATCACCCAACTATTTGATAGATCTAATAGATGAGGAAAACATCAGTATTTTCGGGGTGAGTGCTAAGTACATTAGTGCTTTAGAAAAAGCAGATATTCATCCTATGAAAACCCATCGTTTAGAAAAACTTCGATCAATTCATTCTACAGGATCTCCACTTTCTGTAGAGAGTTTTCATTATGTCTACAATTCCTTTAAAAAAGATGTGGTGCTCAGTTCCATTTCTGGAGGAACAGATCTGATTGGTTGTTTCGCTTCCGGTAATCCCACGGTTGGTGTTTATGCCGGCGAATTACAATGCAAGGGTTTGGCACTTGACTTAGATGTTTTAGACGATAATGGGCAATCGGTTCGTCAAGAAAAAGGAGAATTGGTGTGTAAAAACCCTTTCCCTACCATGCCTCTCTATTTTTGGAATGATGAAGGAAACAAGCGTTACCACAATGCTTACTATTCACGTTTCGATAACATTTGGGCACAAGGCGATTTTGCAGAAATCACCTCTAATAATGGAATGATAATTTATGGTCGATCGGATGCGGTGCTCAATCCTGGAGGGGTACGCATTGGAACAGCAGAAATTTACCGACAAGCCATGAAAGTGGAAAGCGTAAAGGAATGTATTGCGGTCGGACAAGACTGGAAAGACGACTGCAGAGTGGTTCTTTTTGTGGTGATGAAAGACGGTTTTGAATTAAACCATAATATTCAAGATGAGATCAGAAATATCATCAGAAAAAATGCAACACCTCGACATGTACCTTCAAAAGTTATTGAAGTTACTGATATTCCTAAGACAAGAAGTGGCAAGATTGTGGAGTTAGCGGTGAGGAATGTGATACATGGTCGAGCAGTGAAAAATACTGATGCTTTACAGAATCCTGAGGCGTTGGAGTTGTATAAAGATCTTAAAGAATTACAAAAGTAA